The following are encoded in a window of Mycobacterium sp. ELW1 genomic DNA:
- a CDS encoding TetR/AcrR family transcriptional regulator: MAKPKGAASANSSLLGRPVGANSEETRRRILEAAMRCVAAVGYSRTTIREIAREANMTSGSLYHYFPNKAELVKATFDEVATIAVPRLEQAAEDNAATLDKLMAVLDESVRVMQDYPLAVAFDRAIRAESPQHLHLAENSDTRFVALRNLIRDILSQGAQEKVLGRGVDVESAANAVYLIFRGLNEYAASTPPPEEYHATVAALKQLLRGQLFGQSR, encoded by the coding sequence ATGGCGAAACCCAAAGGTGCAGCGTCGGCCAATTCCTCGCTCCTCGGCCGGCCGGTGGGCGCCAACAGCGAGGAGACGAGGCGGCGCATCCTCGAGGCGGCCATGCGCTGTGTCGCGGCGGTCGGCTACTCGCGGACGACGATCCGCGAGATCGCTCGCGAGGCGAACATGACCAGCGGCAGCCTCTATCACTACTTTCCGAACAAGGCTGAACTTGTCAAGGCCACCTTCGACGAGGTCGCGACCATCGCCGTACCCCGGCTGGAGCAGGCCGCCGAAGACAACGCCGCCACCCTGGACAAACTGATGGCAGTGCTCGACGAAAGCGTTCGGGTGATGCAGGACTACCCGCTCGCTGTCGCCTTCGACCGGGCCATCCGCGCCGAGAGCCCGCAGCACCTGCACCTCGCCGAGAACAGCGACACCCGATTCGTGGCGCTGCGCAACCTGATCCGCGACATCCTCTCCCAGGGGGCCCAGGAGAAGGTGTTGGGTCGCGGGGTGGACGTGGAGAGCGCGGCCAACGCGGTGTACCTGATCTTCCGGGGTCTGAACGAATACGCCGCCAGCACACCGCCGCCCGAGGAGTACCACGCGACGGTGGCCGCACTCAAACAGTTGCTGCGGGGCCAGCTCTTCGGTCAGAGCCGGTAG
- a CDS encoding mycofactocin-coupled SDR family oxidoreductase, with protein sequence MADLIDTVAVVTGAARGQGRSHAVALAAEGADIIAIDLCADIDSIPYPLATKDDLDETVRLVEAQGRRIVPVVADVRDLDALQAGVRNGVDALGEIDIVVANAGVVAIGLKDPLDTEVYRDIVETNLNGVWHTIVATVPSIIRKGRGGSIILTSSAQGLVGKGGDGSAAMFAYAAAKHGVVGLMRSAANAYAQHSIRVNTVHPSGVGTPMILNDHTLRTFQENPNGAALSGNLLPVPFVDAEDVTNVVVFLAGPKARYITGVALPVDAGHAVM encoded by the coding sequence GTGGCAGACCTCATCGACACCGTCGCAGTAGTCACCGGCGCGGCCCGCGGCCAGGGCCGCAGTCATGCCGTCGCACTGGCCGCCGAGGGTGCCGACATCATCGCGATCGACCTCTGCGCGGACATCGACTCGATCCCCTACCCGCTGGCGACCAAGGACGATCTCGACGAGACCGTCCGCCTCGTCGAGGCCCAGGGCCGCCGCATCGTTCCGGTCGTCGCCGACGTGCGCGACCTCGACGCGCTGCAGGCCGGGGTACGCAACGGTGTGGACGCGCTCGGGGAGATCGACATCGTCGTGGCCAACGCCGGGGTGGTGGCGATCGGTCTCAAGGATCCGCTCGACACCGAGGTGTACCGCGACATCGTCGAGACCAACCTCAACGGGGTGTGGCACACCATCGTTGCGACCGTGCCCTCGATCATCCGCAAGGGCCGAGGCGGCTCGATCATCCTGACGAGTTCGGCGCAGGGTCTGGTCGGCAAGGGCGGTGACGGCAGCGCGGCGATGTTCGCCTATGCCGCGGCCAAACATGGTGTCGTCGGACTGATGCGCTCCGCGGCCAATGCCTATGCCCAGCACAGCATCCGGGTGAACACGGTGCACCCGAGCGGCGTCGGCACCCCGATGATCCTCAACGACCACACCCTGCGGACGTTCCAGGAGAACCCGAACGGTGCCGCGTTGTCGGGCAATCTGTTGCCGGTCCCGTTCGTCGATGCCGAGGACGTCACCAACGTGGTGGTCTTCCTGGCCGGCCCCAAGGCCCGCTACATCACCGGCGTCGCGCTACCGGTCGATGCCGGTCACGCGGTGATGTGA
- a CDS encoding tellurite resistance/C4-dicarboxylate transporter family protein produces the protein MRPPPDVFAAVMATGIISIAAADHGYRWISVALAAIAAVALPVLVVVCALGWRRSAPDFGDPDVLLRLFTYVAACAVLGTRLAEYRAALWILAALALQFWLTLTPVVVRRMWRIRWLGLRDRSHGAWELASVATSGLAILSADQRWLFGALVFWALALVAYAVMTVLILWRAFHERLNPHGFEPDGWILMGGLAIATLAGDRIHRIWPSDAVVAITVLTWVLATLWIPVLAYFAIRRIKYDPAGWKFRGVWWAMVFPLGMYSAATFAMAAETGWRGLHTISLVFFWVAFAAWVILAAGGLLYLRSHHRVTGIDR, from the coding sequence GTGCGGCCACCGCCCGACGTGTTCGCGGCGGTGATGGCAACCGGCATCATTTCGATAGCTGCCGCCGACCACGGGTATCGCTGGATCAGCGTGGCGCTGGCCGCGATCGCCGCGGTTGCGTTGCCGGTCCTCGTCGTGGTGTGCGCGCTCGGCTGGCGGCGTTCGGCGCCGGACTTCGGTGACCCCGACGTGCTGCTGCGGCTGTTCACCTACGTGGCGGCGTGCGCGGTGCTCGGCACGCGCCTGGCCGAGTACCGCGCAGCGCTGTGGATCCTGGCCGCTCTGGCACTGCAATTCTGGCTCACGCTGACGCCAGTGGTGGTCCGGCGGATGTGGCGGATCCGCTGGCTCGGGTTGCGGGACCGCTCGCATGGCGCGTGGGAACTGGCCAGTGTCGCCACCTCTGGGCTGGCCATCCTCTCCGCGGATCAGCGCTGGCTGTTCGGCGCGCTGGTGTTCTGGGCCCTGGCGTTGGTGGCGTACGCCGTGATGACCGTGCTGATCCTCTGGCGGGCCTTCCACGAGCGGCTGAACCCGCACGGGTTCGAACCCGACGGATGGATCCTCATGGGCGGCCTGGCGATCGCTACCCTGGCCGGGGATCGGATCCACCGCATCTGGCCGTCAGACGCCGTCGTCGCGATCACCGTGCTGACCTGGGTGCTTGCGACACTGTGGATTCCGGTGCTGGCCTACTTCGCGATCCGGCGCATCAAGTACGACCCGGCCGGCTGGAAGTTCAGGGGCGTGTGGTGGGCGATGGTGTTCCCGCTCGGCATGTACTCGGCGGCGACCTTCGCGATGGCCGCCGAAACGGGGTGGCGCGGACTGCACACCATCTCGCTGGTGTTCTTCTGGGTCGCGTTCGCCGCGTGGGTCATTCTGGCCGCGGGCGGGCTGCTCTACCTCCGGTCACATCACCGCGTGACCGGCATCGACCGGTAG
- a CDS encoding cytochrome P450, whose translation MLLRDIDFTDLDNFAEGFPHHMFAIHRREAPVYWHAPTDNTPDGEGFWSVATHPETLAVLRDQDTYSSVTGGQRPFGGTLLQDLSIAGQVLNMMDDPRHTRIRRLVSSGLTPRMIGRVEDDLRRRTRVLLDAVQPGVPFDFLVEVAAELPMQMICILLGVPESERHWLFRAIEPSFDFGDSRKGEIGTMSIEEAGSRIYAYGSELIAKKRAEPGDDMLSVVANATVDDPDAPSLSDIELYLFFNLLFSAGAETTRNAVAGGLLALAEHPDQRARLRADPALLPTAVEEIVRWTSPSPSKRRTATRDTELGGCSIRAGDKVLVWEGSANRDGAVFDDPDTFDVGRKRNPHLGFGQGVHYCLGANLARLELRVLYEELLTRFPEIQVVKPVEWARSNRHTGIRHLFVELG comes from the coding sequence ATGTTGCTGCGCGACATCGACTTCACCGACCTCGACAACTTCGCCGAGGGTTTCCCGCACCACATGTTCGCGATTCACCGCCGCGAAGCACCGGTGTACTGGCACGCGCCGACCGACAACACGCCGGACGGCGAAGGGTTCTGGTCGGTGGCGACTCATCCGGAAACCCTTGCCGTGCTGCGAGATCAGGACACCTACTCGTCGGTGACCGGCGGTCAGCGCCCGTTCGGCGGCACGCTTCTGCAGGACCTTTCGATCGCCGGTCAAGTGCTCAACATGATGGACGATCCGCGCCACACCCGGATCAGGCGCCTGGTCAGTTCTGGCCTGACCCCGCGGATGATCGGCCGGGTCGAAGACGACCTGCGCCGGCGCACCCGTGTACTGCTGGATGCCGTTCAGCCCGGGGTGCCCTTCGATTTCCTGGTCGAGGTGGCCGCCGAGTTGCCCATGCAGATGATCTGCATCCTGCTGGGAGTGCCGGAGAGCGAACGGCATTGGTTGTTCCGGGCCATCGAACCGAGCTTCGACTTCGGTGACTCCCGCAAAGGCGAGATCGGCACCATGTCGATCGAGGAGGCGGGATCACGGATCTACGCCTACGGCTCCGAGCTGATCGCGAAGAAGCGCGCCGAGCCCGGCGACGACATGCTCTCGGTGGTGGCCAACGCCACTGTCGACGACCCCGACGCGCCGTCCCTGAGCGACATCGAGCTGTACCTGTTCTTCAATCTGCTGTTCAGTGCGGGAGCCGAAACCACCCGTAACGCGGTCGCCGGCGGCCTGCTGGCGTTGGCTGAGCACCCCGATCAGCGCGCGCGACTGCGGGCGGATCCCGCACTGTTGCCGACCGCGGTGGAGGAGATCGTCCGCTGGACCTCGCCGTCACCCTCCAAGCGGCGCACCGCAACCCGGGACACCGAGCTCGGTGGGTGCTCGATCCGGGCGGGCGACAAGGTGCTGGTCTGGGAGGGTTCGGCCAACCGCGACGGCGCGGTGTTCGACGACCCGGATACTTTCGACGTCGGCCGTAAACGTAACCCGCACTTGGGTTTCGGGCAGGGTGTGCACTATTGCCTGGGCGCCAACCTGGCCCGGCTGGAGCTGCGGGTGCTCTACGAGGAACTGCTGACCCGCTTCCCGGAGATCCAGGTGGTCAAGCCGGTGGAATGGGCCCGCAGCAACCGGCACACCGGCATTCGGCACCTCTTCGTTGAGCTTGGCTGA